tcaaggtgtttttcacataacAATTCGAAAATATATCTGTCggggcaattggtttctcataagaagcgattggaaaaatggctacttgtgtactttacgcaagattttctgcgggagccacCATGGGACCACTTGctaaatgtggtcccttacggctattcttcaacataaatgcgtaaaagatgtcacaatgctgtagacaccttgggaaaTACGTAGAAAATGTAAGCTCATTCGTAACTCACAGCCATATAaagagtcattggcatgaggcagtttcaaaaatgcggcacttcctgattggatttttatctgggttccgcctgtaacatcagttctgttgcactcacagacaatatcttcgcagttttggaaacgtcagagtgttttctatccaaagctgtcaattatatgcatagtcgagcatcttttcgtgacaaaatatcttgtttaaaacgggaaccaAAGACGCAACAGCTGTAATGTGTGCCCCTCGAATGACAGAGCTGATAACGTATCTACCTCTCATGTGGTGCAGCACTCTCTTAAAGCAAAGCTCCCCCCACTCATACAGTGTTATACTTTAGCagttttccactgtgattgacaTAGACCCTTCACCCTGATTTAAGACTTTTTAAGACATTTCAATAGTTTCAACATCCCTTGGCCCACTTCCCAATCTCGTCTGGTTCCATAGCCCTTGGGCCCAGTTCCTTGTCTGCCTTCCATAGCCCTTGGGCCCAGTTCCTTGTCTCATCTGGGTTCTGTAGCTCTTGGGCCCACTTTCGCTTCTTGTCCTATTGTTGCTCCAGATAACATATCATGGGTCTCTGGTCACAGGGAGTACATAGACGCTTCTTCAAACTGACACACTAATATTCAGCGTAACACTTTTCTCTACTTTCACAATGACTTTGTAAGGCAAAACATCCCAGAGACTTAAGACCTTGTTCTACTTCTCCTTAATCACTCAAAAGCCAATCATTTCCCAAACAGCAATTATTTACTATCGGAATGGAATGGGATTTGAATGATGCTTTGCAAAATGCACTGACTGAGTATAACTTCTGCTGTCTCTTCATTCCTGATTTCCTGATTGACTCACTGGTCCCCTGTTTCTGTTGTCCAGGTGATAGAGAAGAACTCCAGTGGCTGGTGGTACATTCAGATTGAAGACAAAGAGGGCTGGGCCCCCATTACCTTCATCGACAAATACAAAAAGACCAGTTTGACCCCGCGCCCTAACTTCCTGGCACCTCTGCCCAACGAGATGGCCCAGCTGAAGCTGGAGGATGGCACTGCCAGCGGCGCGGGGCAAGAGGACAGCTGGTCCAAACCGCTGCCAGACGAGCCCACCGCGAGCAGCGAGTCCGGAGCCCGGCCCAAACTCAGAGACTGGAAGTCCAGCGCCAGTAAGGGGGCATCAGCCTTCTCCGGACCCCTGCCTCCTGCCCCGTCTGCCCCACCTGCTGAGGAGAAGCCAGCCTTGCCACCCCGCAGGGAGTCCATCAACAAGAGCCTGGACATTGAGATTACTGTGGAGAAACCCAGGACAGACCTATCCAAACCCATGCCTCCAAAACCCCAAGCCCCAGGTGTCATCATGCCCCTGCTCACCCCCAAAGCTGCCCCCTTCAAGCCCGACAAGCCCCCCGAGCCCAAGAGAGAGGTCGCGAACAAGCCTCTGCATCTGAAGAATGAGATGGGTCTGGAGTGTGGCCACAAGGTCTCTGCCAAAGAGGTGAAAAAGTTCAACCTGAAACCTGTGGCTAAGCAACCACCCAAGCCCAAGCTTGATCCACCGGAGGAGAAACCAGAGGTTGCCGGCCTTGCACTGTTCATGAAACCTAAACCCATAGTCCGGCCCAAACCCGTGCCAGCTGCCAAGCCAGAGCCGCCAGCTGAGAACAAGCTGGACATCACCAACCTGAGGAGCAAGCTGAAGCCTTCAAAGCCAGTTGAACCAGGCTCTGGATTAGCAGAGCCAAGCCAGCAAAACGGCACTGCAGCCAAAAACGCCCCTAGCAACGTTCTCCCCAAGATGCCGCCCCCCAACCTTCCCCCTAATAATCCTTTACCCAAGATGCCCCCTCCTAATAATGTTCTCCCCAAGATGCCACGTCCCAGTAGCCCCCCTATCAATGCCCTACCCAAGATGCCCCTGGCCCCCAATGCTCACAATGGCAAGGCCACTGACGAGCCCAAATTCCCCCACAAGCAGCAAAACGGCCACGGACAGGTGAGCCCGGACAAATGTGCCGTTTCCCCACACAAAGAACCTCCAGGTAGACCCGCCGTCCTCCCTAGGAGACCCCCTCCACCCAAAAAGACCTCTGAGCCATCCAGCCCCACAGAAACCAAAGCCCCCCTGAAAGAGCTCCCAGACACAAAGCCTGCTCCCCCTCAGCTCAGCAGGCCCCCTCCCCCTAAACCCAAGGCCTTCGTACTACCCCCACCCAAAGACAAGGAGAAGGTGGTCCCAAAGCCCCTGCTTAAGAGTGAGAAACCAGGCCCTCCGAGGGACAAGCTGCCTCCTCTGATCAAGGATCCCAGTAAAGAGGAGCTGTTCTTGGCCGTGGCAGACTTTGAGGGCGACGATCAGACGGCCAGCTTCAAGGAGGGCACCATGTTCCAGGTGATGGAGAGGAACAGCAGCGGCTGGTGGTTTTGTAAAAATCTAGGAGAAGGGCCAATGAAAGAGGGCTGGATCCCCTCCAATTACCTGACCAAGAAACCCTAAGTACCAGGTTCTGTTTGCTTTTGTAATACATAAAGATATCACTAATTGTATTTAAttagctttttattttatttatagtTACCTTTTTCTAAATGTATGTGTTTGTTACATTCCATTTGTTTAGCATTCGAGCGAGAATGAACCAGCAATGACACGTTTCTGTTGCATTTCTTTTTCAATATTTGTTTTACTTTATATCCTCGTTTCAAATGACCAGGCATCAAATCCGGGAAAAGCAAATGTCCCTTTCCAGTTCACTTTGTGCCATACAGTATGTTACTCAAGCCTATGTCATTTTATGATATCTATCACACTTTCTAATAGATCAAAATATGTTCTTCCAAGCCTTCTATGATATTGTGCCTCAGTATAATATTCAGTGCTTTAAGCTTAAATATATGCAATTTAGCTAGTTGGCGTCTCAGTTAGCATATCAAAGATGCTTCAGTCTAATGAGTAGAGTTGAAACTGACAGTGCAATGCATATGGAAAATAAATCAGACCATACGATAGAGGAACCAGGGTCCGTATTCACAAAGTGTCtcgtaggagtgctgatctaggattagtttagccttttagatcataatgaataatatTACATGAACAGGGTGTACCTGATTCTAGATCAAATCCTAGATGGCCATGTATACTCATACCTCAAAGAACAGCCCTCCTCCTACTATGGCTGCAAGGGAAGTTCAAGAGGACACTTTGTTTTTCAAGAACTAAAATAGCAACACTTCAAGAGGAGTTTTTGTCAAGTGATTCTAAGTGCTTATATGATACATTTATACAGTTCATGTGTTTGTGAATGCATTTCTTTTTTCTTTAGGAACTGAATAATAATGTTGcggttgattttttttttacagatgtgCACTTTTCAGATTATTTGGACTGATTCAGATGGTTCAGACTGATTCAGGTTTCACACTGTGGCTTAACAGACATAACTTAGTGTACAAATGAATGCCATAGCCATGTTTTACAACCTCAAATAAGGTCTTAACATTGGGAAATGTATGCCAGAGTTAGTCTAGTTCATCTCCTCTCAGGATGGACTGAATTGACTTGAAATGGACCCCTTCCCAGTACGATGGTGAAAAACACACAAGTAAGAATGACTGATTCAAGTAGATA
The Oncorhynchus keta strain PuntledgeMale-10-30-2019 chromosome 11, Oket_V2, whole genome shotgun sequence genome window above contains:
- the sh3pxd2b gene encoding SH3 and PX domain-containing protein 2B isoform X1 — encoded protein: MARRTVHEVTVQDVQKRRNPNKHYVYIIKVSWSDGSTEVIFRRYSKFFDLQMELLDKFPVEGGQKDPKRRIIPFLPGKILFRRSHIRDVAMKRLRPINEYCRALIQLPVYISQCEEVRVFFETRPEDLNPPKEEPIGKKKSGIVERATTFLKRGDSSAADPLLLDQYVAVTDYEKQESSEISLHVGQTVEVIEKNESGWWFVSSDEAQGWVPATCLEAQDDPDDFSLPGEEEEKYTVIYPYAARDQDEIDLESGMTVEVIQKNLEGWWKIRYQGQEGWAPASYLKKADMLSQKLAAGHASTNDLDGFSKQQNQAKESKGDNKDQKDKGFSPFAKQHKQGARQRPPPRRDLTIPRGQNLPKPPTPPQVEEEFYTIADFQTTIPDGISFQAGVKVEVIEKNSSGWWYIQIEDKEGWAPITFIDKYKKTSLTPRPNFLAPLPNEMAQLKLEDGTASGAGQEDSWSKPLPDEPTASSESGARPKLRDWKSSASKGASAFSGPLPPAPSAPPAEEKPALPPRRESINKSLDIEITVEKPRTDLSKPMPPKPQAPGVIMPLLTPKAAPFKPDKPPEPKREVANKPLHLKNEMGLECGHKVSAKEVKKFNLKPVAKQPPKPKLDPPEEKPEVAGLALFMKPKPIVRPKPVPAAKPEPPAENKLDITNLRSKLKPSKPVEPGSGLAEPSQQNGTAAKNAPSNVLPKMPPPNLPPNNPLPKMPPPNNVLPKMPRPSSPPINALPKMPLAPNAHNGKATDEPKFPHKQQNGHGQVSPDKCAVSPHKEPPGRPAVLPRRPPPPKKTSEPSSPTETKAPLKELPDTKPAPPQLSRPPPPKPKAFVLPPPKDKEKVVPKPLLKSEKPGPPRDKLPPLIKDPSKEELFLAVADFEGDDQTASFKEGTMFQVMERNSSGWWFCKNLGEGPMKEGWIPSNYLTKKP
- the sh3pxd2b gene encoding SH3 and PX domain-containing protein 2B isoform X2; protein product: MARRTVHEVTVQDVQKRRNPNKHYVYIIKVSWSDGSTEVIFRRYSKFFDLQMELLDKFPVEGGQKDPKRRIIPFLPGKILFRRSHIRDVAMKRLRPINEYCRALIQLPVYISQCEEVRVFFETRPEDLNPPKEEPIGKKKSGIVERATTFLKRGDSSAADPLLLDQYVAVTDYEKQESSEISLHVGQTVEVIEKNESGWWFVSSDEAQGWVPATCLEAQDDPDDFSLPEEKYTVIYPYAARDQDEIDLESGMTVEVIQKNLEGWWKIRYQGQEGWAPASYLKKADMLSQKLAAGHASTNDLDGFSKQQNQAKESKGDNKDQKDKGFSPFAKQHKQGARQRPPPRRDLTIPRGQNLPKPPTPPQVEEEFYTIADFQTTIPDGISFQAGVKVEVIEKNSSGWWYIQIEDKEGWAPITFIDKYKKTSLTPRPNFLAPLPNEMAQLKLEDGTASGAGQEDSWSKPLPDEPTASSESGARPKLRDWKSSASKGASAFSGPLPPAPSAPPAEEKPALPPRRESINKSLDIEITVEKPRTDLSKPMPPKPQAPGVIMPLLTPKAAPFKPDKPPEPKREVANKPLHLKNEMGLECGHKVSAKEVKKFNLKPVAKQPPKPKLDPPEEKPEVAGLALFMKPKPIVRPKPVPAAKPEPPAENKLDITNLRSKLKPSKPVEPGSGLAEPSQQNGTAAKNAPSNVLPKMPPPNLPPNNPLPKMPPPNNVLPKMPRPSSPPINALPKMPLAPNAHNGKATDEPKFPHKQQNGHGQVSPDKCAVSPHKEPPGRPAVLPRRPPPPKKTSEPSSPTETKAPLKELPDTKPAPPQLSRPPPPKPKAFVLPPPKDKEKVVPKPLLKSEKPGPPRDKLPPLIKDPSKEELFLAVADFEGDDQTASFKEGTMFQVMERNSSGWWFCKNLGEGPMKEGWIPSNYLTKKP
- the sh3pxd2b gene encoding SH3 and PX domain-containing protein 2B isoform X3, which encodes MARRTVHEVTVQDVQKRRNPNKHYVYIIKVSWSDGSTEVIFRRYSKFFDLQMELLDKFPVEGGQKDPKRRIIPFLPGKILFRRSHIRDVAMKRLRPINEYCRALIQLPVYISQCEEVRVFFETRPEDLNPPKEEPIGKKKSGDSSAADPLLLDQYVAVTDYEKQESSEISLHVGQTVEVIEKNESGWWFVSSDEAQGWVPATCLEAQDDPDDFSLPGEEEEKYTVIYPYAARDQDEIDLESGMTVEVIQKNLEGWWKIRYQGQEGWAPASYLKKADMLSQKLAAGHASTNDLDGFSKQQNQAKESKGDNKDQKDKGFSPFAKQHKQGARQRPPPRRDLTIPRGQNLPKPPTPPQVEEEFYTIADFQTTIPDGISFQAGVKVEVIEKNSSGWWYIQIEDKEGWAPITFIDKYKKTSLTPRPNFLAPLPNEMAQLKLEDGTASGAGQEDSWSKPLPDEPTASSESGARPKLRDWKSSASKGASAFSGPLPPAPSAPPAEEKPALPPRRESINKSLDIEITVEKPRTDLSKPMPPKPQAPGVIMPLLTPKAAPFKPDKPPEPKREVANKPLHLKNEMGLECGHKVSAKEVKKFNLKPVAKQPPKPKLDPPEEKPEVAGLALFMKPKPIVRPKPVPAAKPEPPAENKLDITNLRSKLKPSKPVEPGSGLAEPSQQNGTAAKNAPSNVLPKMPPPNLPPNNPLPKMPPPNNVLPKMPRPSSPPINALPKMPLAPNAHNGKATDEPKFPHKQQNGHGQVSPDKCAVSPHKEPPGRPAVLPRRPPPPKKTSEPSSPTETKAPLKELPDTKPAPPQLSRPPPPKPKAFVLPPPKDKEKVVPKPLLKSEKPGPPRDKLPPLIKDPSKEELFLAVADFEGDDQTASFKEGTMFQVMERNSSGWWFCKNLGEGPMKEGWIPSNYLTKKP